The Ascidiaceihabitans donghaensis genome includes the window GGGGCAGGGTGCCGTTTTGTGTTTGGTCTCGTGTTTGAAGTGGGGGCTCTGCCCGCTTTGGTGCTTTGCACCACACCTCCGGTTCTTTTTGGAAAAAGACAGGCGTTAAATGTGGCTTACAAACGTATCGATGTCATCTGGAGTTATCGACCAATCGCATACGAGGCGCATGGCGAGATGTTCGTCCGGGTCGTCGCCTTCAAGCGATCCTTCCCAGATGTAATTTGTAGCCCCGGCATCGTGCAGCCGTCGGTGTGCGCTACGCGGCAATGTCGCGAAGATCATGTTGGCTTGGGGCTGATGCAGAAACGAGGCCCCCTTTGCTTGCAATCCTTCAGCCAATCGGGCGCAATTGCGATTTGCCATGGCCGCTGTTTTCATCCACAGATCATCTGCCAGATACCCGGCCATTTGCGCTGACAAGTAGCGGTGTTTGGAAAAAAGATGTGCCCCGCGTTTGCGCCGCAATTCAAATTCCCATGCTTTTTTAGGATCAAACAACACGACGGCTTCGACCCCCATGCAGCCGTTTTTGGTGCCTCCGAAGCTGACTACATCAACGCCGGCTTTCCATGTCATCTCTGCTGGGGTGCACCCCAGTGCCATCATCGCATTGGCAAATCGCGCACCATCAAGATGGACAGGCAGTTTATAGTCTTTGGCGACAGCTGTGAGGGCGCTGAGTTCGTCCAAAGTGTAGACCGATCCGCGTTCTGTCACTTGCGTAATTGA containing:
- a CDS encoding threonine aldolase family protein produces the protein MFFASDNAGPVHPQVMDRLNNANDGYAMPYGADPIMDEVREAIRNLFEAPEAAVYLVATGTAANSLALACYAPAYSTVFCTQVAHIHEDECNAPEFYSAGAKLTLVPGTDKMTPEALRKTIEGEEVRGVHGPQRGPVSITQVTERGSVYTLDELSALTAVAKDYKLPVHLDGARFANAMMALGCTPAEMTWKAGVDVVSFGGTKNGCMGVEAVVLFDPKKAWEFELRRKRGAHLFSKHRYLSAQMAGYLADDLWMKTAAMANRNCARLAEGLQAKGASFLHQPQANMIFATLPRSAHRRLHDAGATNYIWEGSLEGDDPDEHLAMRLVCDWSITPDDIDTFVSHI